A stretch of Mucilaginibacter terrae DNA encodes these proteins:
- a CDS encoding RNA polymerase sigma factor, whose product MKSNQPLDTKLLSQMQADDQKALLSLMKKYDRVLFRYINSRISSSENAQEAVQDIFISLWNNRFGINIDDSLLPYLYKAAKYKVIDYYVAANREIVNYEALLPEYNAEVAPAADESLLAAELQEWFSIEVDKMPESIKNVFTLSRQEQLPVKDIAARLSLSEQTVKNNLTIALKRLQMRFNRMESISLLIVVLKVCFCC is encoded by the coding sequence ATGAAAAGCAATCAGCCTTTAGACACCAAATTGTTGAGCCAGATGCAGGCCGACGATCAAAAGGCACTGCTATCTCTTATGAAAAAATATGATCGGGTTCTGTTCAGGTATATCAATTCCCGCATTAGTTCATCAGAGAACGCACAGGAAGCCGTTCAGGATATATTCATATCATTATGGAATAATCGTTTCGGGATTAACATAGATGATTCTCTTTTACCCTATTTATATAAAGCTGCCAAGTATAAAGTGATTGACTATTACGTGGCGGCCAACCGCGAAATTGTAAACTATGAAGCTTTACTGCCCGAATATAATGCAGAAGTTGCGCCCGCAGCAGACGAAAGTTTACTTGCCGCAGAATTGCAGGAGTGGTTTAGCATCGAGGTTGACAAAATGCCCGAAAGCATAAAGAATGTTTTTACGCTTAGCCGCCAGGAACAATTGCCGGTGAAAGATATTGCTGCCCGCCTGTCACTATCAGAACAAACGGTAAAAAACAACTTAACCATTGCTCTTAAGCGACTGCAAATGCGCTTTAATCGTATGGAAAGTATCTCTTTGCTTATAGTGGTTTTAAAGGTATGCTTTTGCTGCTAA
- a CDS encoding SusC/RagA family TonB-linked outer membrane protein encodes MRNLYQFFSIKSNFRKFPAFLGILLILITATTPSFSADAQTMNTTRISISVKNESIKNVFKLIEQKTPFKIGYNSNNFDSNKQISLNADNELVINILKQLLSGYQGSVQQVDDEHILLKVERQKPVVIAPVKQVSNAAPARISGTVKDEQGEPLPGATVLIKELNKATMVGADGAFEISVPAGTYNLTVSFVSYVTLNLTKVVVKDGENAPLNITLKAETGSLNEVIVVGYGTQKRANATGAVDQITAKNLENRPITNLSQGLQGLLPNLNLKMLDGKPTQSPSYNIRGTTSIGQGGSALVLIDGFEGDPSLLNPNDIETVSILKDAASAAIYGARGVFGVVLITTKKGQKGQTNVSYSTNFAFKAPVTRPDYVTDGYTWAKMFAEAFVNGDGAFPQNANKTQKFSQAYLDEFKRRAESGQPYNEVEVNPTTGEYTYYGSTDYYKALYKDHNTALENNLSVSGGSDRATYLVSGRMLNQSGLFRYNSDDYNMKNLRGRGSIQVFPWLSFENNTDYSVMNYHNPINVGEGGGIWRNIADEGKPTMPLFNPDGSLTFASAYTVGDFIYGKNGLDTRREVLRNIASLRSKFFNNKFRINADFTFRNTNEDRNQRRVQVPYSNSKGVTGYVGTTTNDLMFDTRKTRYLATNIYTEYENHFGNDHYFKAMVGYNFEQSTYNRVAVQRNGILFESAMDPNLTVGQYITPAGGTGGYERWVISGGFSRLNYSFKDRYLLEVNARYDGSSKFPSYQRYGFFPSVSAGWRINNEPFWKVSDKLISDLKLRASYGSLGNGNIPSYRFVENFPISQSGVILNGTRPATTRLDFVLPDGLTWETSTTTNIGLDLAMLAGRLSFSGDIYSRKTTDMFTSAITPPAVFGADAPKGNYANLTTRGWELSLAWNDRIGAGKSPFSYNVRLTLADNKTKIDKYNNPDKLLSDYYEGQTLGEIWGYETEGFFKDAADIASHAKQDPQMRASPSGLWFPGDIKLRDLNGDGFINVGENKVGKSGDRRIIGNSAPRYTYGVNLGANWHNFSFSTFFQGVGKQQWYPSTETEMFWGQYNRPYNNIPKFHLGNMWTPENTDAYFPRTMSRAASSNTNRTLGVAQTRYLQNVAYLRMKNLQIGYTLPAKWLSRIGARSAKVFFSGENLFTYSPMYKIVKNTIDVENAVPVDQDLNPNATNGDGYNYPILKSYSLGLNIGF; translated from the coding sequence ATGAGAAATCTTTATCAATTTTTTTCAATCAAAAGCAATTTCAGGAAATTCCCTGCTTTCCTGGGCATATTGCTCATTTTAATTACCGCTACAACACCGTCATTTTCGGCCGATGCACAAACCATGAACACTACGCGCATCAGCATTTCGGTAAAAAACGAGAGTATTAAAAACGTATTCAAACTTATCGAACAAAAAACACCATTTAAAATTGGTTATAACTCAAACAACTTTGACTCCAATAAACAAATTAGCCTGAATGCTGATAACGAATTAGTGATTAACATCCTTAAACAATTACTATCAGGTTATCAGGGGTCGGTACAGCAGGTTGATGATGAGCATATTTTACTTAAGGTAGAAAGGCAAAAACCTGTGGTTATTGCGCCTGTAAAACAAGTAAGTAATGCGGCACCTGCACGAATTTCGGGCACGGTAAAAGATGAGCAGGGCGAACCATTGCCAGGTGCTACGGTGCTTATTAAAGAGCTTAACAAAGCAACCATGGTTGGAGCCGACGGAGCTTTTGAAATAAGCGTTCCGGCCGGCACTTACAATTTAACTGTAAGCTTTGTATCCTACGTAACCTTAAACTTAACTAAGGTAGTAGTAAAAGATGGTGAAAACGCGCCGCTAAATATCACTTTAAAAGCCGAAACCGGTAGTTTAAACGAGGTAATTGTGGTAGGCTACGGCACTCAAAAAAGAGCTAATGCTACCGGCGCTGTTGACCAGATAACTGCAAAAAACCTTGAAAACAGGCCCATTACCAACCTAAGTCAAGGCTTACAGGGCTTGCTGCCCAACCTTAATCTTAAAATGCTGGACGGCAAGCCCACACAATCGCCCAGCTATAACATCAGGGGTACCACATCTATTGGCCAGGGCGGAAGCGCACTTGTTTTGATCGACGGTTTTGAAGGCGACCCGAGTTTACTAAACCCCAATGACATTGAAACCGTATCCATCTTAAAAGATGCAGCTTCGGCCGCTATTTATGGGGCAAGAGGAGTATTTGGTGTGGTATTAATAACTACTAAAAAAGGCCAAAAAGGGCAAACTAATGTTTCTTACAGCACTAATTTTGCCTTCAAAGCTCCGGTAACCCGGCCCGATTATGTAACCGATGGTTATACCTGGGCAAAAATGTTTGCCGAAGCGTTTGTTAACGGCGACGGTGCCTTTCCTCAAAATGCCAATAAAACACAAAAATTTTCGCAGGCATACCTCGACGAGTTTAAAAGAAGAGCAGAATCGGGCCAGCCGTATAATGAAGTGGAAGTTAACCCAACTACCGGCGAATATACCTATTACGGCAGTACCGATTATTATAAGGCTTTATATAAAGACCATAATACGGCATTGGAAAATAACCTCTCGGTTAGCGGCGGAAGTGACAGGGCAACTTATTTAGTTTCGGGCCGGATGTTAAATCAATCGGGCTTGTTCAGGTATAACAGTGACGATTACAACATGAAAAACTTAAGAGGAAGAGGCTCTATACAAGTTTTTCCGTGGCTGAGTTTTGAAAACAATACCGATTACTCTGTTATGAACTACCACAACCCGATAAACGTGGGCGAAGGCGGCGGTATATGGAGGAACATTGCTGATGAAGGTAAGCCTACAATGCCGCTCTTCAATCCCGACGGGTCGTTAACGTTTGCTTCGGCATACACAGTGGGCGACTTTATTTATGGCAAAAACGGCTTGGATACCCGCAGAGAAGTACTTAGAAACATTGCCAGTTTAAGGAGCAAATTCTTCAATAATAAATTTCGTATCAACGCCGATTTCACCTTCCGTAACACCAATGAAGACAGAAATCAGAGAAGAGTGCAGGTGCCGTACAGTAACTCTAAAGGTGTAACTGGCTATGTAGGTACCACAACCAACGATTTGATGTTTGATACCCGTAAAACACGTTACCTGGCAACAAATATTTACACTGAGTACGAAAACCACTTTGGTAACGATCATTACTTTAAAGCAATGGTGGGTTACAACTTTGAACAATCTACCTATAACAGGGTTGCTGTGCAGCGCAATGGTATTTTGTTTGAAAGCGCTATGGACCCAAATCTCACCGTTGGTCAGTACATTACTCCTGCAGGCGGTACAGGTGGCTATGAGCGTTGGGTTATTTCGGGAGGCTTTTCGAGGCTCAATTACTCGTTTAAAGACAGATATTTGCTTGAGGTAAATGCACGTTATGACGGTTCTTCTAAGTTCCCATCTTATCAACGCTATGGCTTCTTCCCGTCGGTATCTGCCGGATGGAGAATTAATAACGAACCGTTCTGGAAGGTTTCAGATAAATTGATATCCGACTTAAAACTACGTGCCTCGTACGGCTCGTTAGGCAATGGTAACATTCCATCTTACCGGTTTGTCGAAAATTTCCCTATCAGCCAATCCGGAGTAATCCTTAATGGTACACGCCCGGCAACCACCCGTTTGGATTTTGTATTGCCCGATGGTTTGACCTGGGAAACATCGACCACAACAAACATTGGTTTGGACCTTGCCATGCTTGCCGGCCGCTTAAGCTTTAGTGGTGATATTTACTCGCGTAAAACAACGGATATGTTTACATCGGCCATTACTCCCCCGGCCGTTTTTGGGGCCGATGCGCCAAAAGGTAACTACGCCAACTTAACCACACGCGGCTGGGAGCTATCATTAGCCTGGAACGACCGCATTGGTGCCGGTAAAAGCCCGTTCAGCTATAACGTAAGGTTAACGCTTGCTGATAATAAGACAAAAATTGACAAATATAATAATCCGGATAAGCTGCTGAGCGATTACTACGAAGGACAGACTTTAGGTGAGATTTGGGGTTATGAAACCGAAGGCTTTTTTAAAGATGCGGCTGATATTGCATCGCACGCCAAGCAAGACCCTCAAATGCGCGCTTCTCCATCTGGCTTATGGTTTCCGGGCGATATTAAACTGCGCGACCTGAACGGTGACGGATTTATAAACGTTGGCGAAAACAAAGTAGGCAAATCGGGCGATAGAAGAATTATAGGCAATTCGGCACCAAGGTATACTTACGGTGTTAATCTGGGTGCAAACTGGCATAACTTCTCTTTCTCTACTTTTTTTCAGGGTGTGGGCAAGCAGCAATGGTATCCAAGCACCGAAACCGAAATGTTTTGGGGACAATACAACCGCCCTTACAACAACATTCCTAAATTTCATTTAGGCAACATGTGGACGCCTGAAAACACCGACGCTTACTTTCCGCGTACCATGTCGCGCGCGGCATCAAGCAATACTAACCGTACTTTGGGTGTGGCGCAAACCCGCTACCTCCAAAACGTGGCCTACCTGCGCATGAAAAACCTGCAAATAGGATATACGCTACCGGCCAAATGGCTAAGTCGTATTGGCGCACGCAGTGCCAAAGTATTTTTCTCGGGAGAAAACCTGTTTACTTACTCACCTATGTACAAAATTGTTAAAAACACCATTGATGTTGAGAACGCAGTTCCTGTTGACCAGGACCTGAACCCAAATGCCACCAACGGTGACGGATATAACTATCCAATTTTAAAGAGTTACTCTCTGGGCTTAAACATTGGCTTTTAA
- a CDS encoding endonuclease/exonuclease/phosphatase family protein, which translates to MKIKIWFIAALILSATHLVSAQQITVGTFNIRFDNPRDTGNLWVNRAPVVSNLIRFHGFDVLGIQEGLKNQLDDMSAALPEYARYGKGRDDGKDGGEHSAIFYKTSRFKLLKSGDFWLSQTPDKPGLGWDATCCNRICSWVFLQDVKTKKQFYFFNVHFDHQGVVARKESSKLILKKIGEIAGNIPAILTGDLNGDRNSEWYKQLAESGLLSDTYTKVKYPYANNASFNSFRTPRGQEVIDHIFMTKSFTANKWGILTDTYYGKFPSDHFPVLAELELK; encoded by the coding sequence ATGAAAATAAAAATTTGGTTCATAGCCGCTTTAATTCTATCTGCAACGCATTTAGTAAGCGCACAACAAATAACAGTCGGCACATTCAATATACGATTCGACAATCCGCGCGATACAGGTAATCTGTGGGTAAACCGTGCGCCGGTGGTTTCCAATCTTATCCGTTTTCACGGGTTTGATGTTTTAGGTATACAAGAAGGGCTTAAAAATCAATTGGATGATATGAGCGCTGCGTTACCTGAATATGCCCGTTATGGCAAAGGCCGTGACGACGGTAAAGACGGTGGCGAGCATTCGGCGATCTTTTATAAAACAAGCCGGTTCAAATTACTCAAAAGTGGTGATTTCTGGCTGTCTCAAACCCCCGATAAACCCGGCTTAGGTTGGGATGCTACCTGCTGCAACCGCATATGCTCATGGGTTTTTCTTCAGGATGTGAAAACTAAAAAGCAGTTCTATTTTTTCAACGTGCATTTTGACCACCAGGGCGTAGTTGCCCGTAAAGAAAGCAGCAAATTGATATTGAAAAAAATTGGCGAGATAGCAGGCAATATTCCTGCAATTTTAACCGGTGACCTCAACGGCGACAGAAACAGCGAATGGTACAAACAGCTGGCCGAGTCTGGTCTGCTATCAGACACTTATACGAAAGTTAAATACCCTTATGCCAATAATGCCTCGTTCAACAGCTTCAGAACGCCACGCGGCCAGGAAGTGATTGATCATATATTTATGACCAAATCATTTACCGCAAACAAGTGGGGAATTTTAACAGATACCTATTACGGTAAATTCCCGTCTGACCACTTTCCGGTTTTAGCGGAGTTAGAGTTAAAATAA
- a CDS encoding RagB/SusD family nutrient uptake outer membrane protein, translated as MKRQHIIMILLGCITFAACQKLDQQPQSTPSKEIVFGTESGLKIATNAFYGLDFLPKNSTSQDAMSDYLAVKAVPDFIRPGAFGANTSSGWVWRDLRQINYFIENCNNPAVPVATRKNYLGIARYFRAYFYMEKVKRFGDVPWINKALNADDPSLTAGRDKRTLVMDSVLADLDYACTNIQATNDPSRTTVTKWVAYALKSRVCLFEGTFRKYHAELGLTGTADRWLNEAVSSADQIMKNGGFSINTNGGPGTSYRQVFTSTAPNTQEVLQAAVADASLGILNEANWWWTSGTYGAKASFTRTFINTYLKLDGTPYTNDPTYRTTLFKDEVKNRDLRLKQTIRMGDYKRLRNGQLVPAPPVFSYTFTGYQPIKWTLDDESLDAGALNTNAVSLFRYAEVLLNFAEAKAELGTLTNAEWAATIGALRARAGITGGLAAKPTVVDQYLVDNYFPGITDPTILEIRRERGIELSLEGFRFSDLLRWKRGPLMEQEWNGFYVPALNTPMDLNEDGILDVAFYQGTAPTPVAGVTYVNVSPKIGTANAVNSQLLKNGTSGELIWMNEVPRKWDDRNYYYPIPLADLQRNPNLKQNPDWK; from the coding sequence ATGAAACGACAACATATTATCATGATCTTATTGGGTTGTATCACCTTTGCAGCCTGTCAAAAATTAGATCAGCAACCCCAATCCACTCCTTCAAAAGAAATCGTATTTGGAACCGAAAGCGGGTTAAAAATAGCTACGAACGCATTTTACGGCCTTGATTTCCTTCCCAAAAATTCAACCAGTCAGGATGCCATGTCAGATTACCTGGCTGTAAAAGCCGTGCCCGACTTTATTCGCCCGGGAGCATTCGGCGCAAACACCAGCTCAGGCTGGGTTTGGCGTGATCTTCGCCAGATTAATTATTTTATTGAAAACTGTAACAATCCGGCCGTACCGGTTGCCACACGCAAAAACTACCTTGGAATTGCCCGTTACTTCAGGGCATACTTTTACATGGAAAAGGTAAAGCGTTTTGGTGATGTGCCATGGATCAACAAGGCGCTAAACGCCGATGATCCGTCACTCACAGCTGGCAGGGATAAGCGTACGCTGGTTATGGACTCTGTACTGGCCGACTTAGATTATGCCTGTACTAATATTCAGGCCACTAACGATCCAAGCCGTACAACTGTTACTAAATGGGTGGCTTATGCGCTTAAATCAAGAGTATGCTTGTTTGAAGGCACCTTTAGAAAATACCATGCAGAGCTGGGTCTTACCGGCACCGCAGACCGCTGGTTAAATGAAGCGGTATCATCTGCAGACCAGATCATGAAAAACGGAGGGTTCTCTATAAACACAAATGGTGGGCCCGGAACATCATACCGCCAGGTGTTTACCAGCACTGCCCCAAATACCCAGGAGGTTTTGCAGGCAGCTGTAGCTGATGCAAGTTTGGGCATATTAAATGAGGCAAACTGGTGGTGGACAAGCGGTACTTACGGTGCAAAAGCCAGCTTTACACGCACTTTTATAAACACCTACCTCAAACTGGACGGCACTCCGTATACTAACGACCCAACTTATCGTACCACACTATTTAAAGACGAGGTTAAAAACCGCGACCTGCGCCTGAAACAAACCATTCGAATGGGTGATTACAAGCGTTTGCGCAATGGTCAGTTAGTGCCTGCCCCTCCTGTATTTTCGTATACCTTTACGGGTTATCAGCCTATAAAATGGACTTTGGACGACGAAAGCTTGGATGCAGGCGCATTGAACACTAATGCCGTATCTTTATTCCGTTATGCTGAGGTGCTGCTGAACTTTGCAGAGGCAAAAGCAGAATTAGGTACGTTAACCAACGCCGAATGGGCGGCCACCATAGGAGCTTTACGCGCCAGAGCAGGCATTACCGGGGGGCTTGCTGCCAAACCTACCGTGGTTGATCAGTATCTTGTTGATAATTACTTTCCGGGGATAACCGATCCAACCATTTTAGAGATACGCAGGGAGCGCGGCATTGAATTAAGTTTGGAAGGATTCCGTTTTTCGGACCTTTTGAGATGGAAAAGAGGCCCGTTAATGGAACAGGAGTGGAATGGGTTTTATGTACCGGCATTAAACACGCCAATGGACTTGAACGAAGACGGCATACTGGACGTTGCTTTTTATCAAGGTACTGCGCCTACCCCCGTGGCTGGTGTTACCTATGTTAATGTTTCACCAAAAATTGGAACAGCTAATGCCGTGAATTCACAATTGTTAAAAAACGGAACATCTGGAGAATTAATATGGATGAATGAAGTACCAAGAAAATGGGATGACCGAAACTACTATTATCCCATTCCATTGGCTGATTTGCAGCGCAATCCAAACTTGAAACAAAATCCAGACTGGAAATAA
- a CDS encoding endo-1,4-beta-xylanase, translated as MKKNYISALTLSGLIALASCSKQEALEFNVEKPATITAQEQINSYQPLKSYLDRQARPGFKLGAAVSLNDYVSKGLMYRLINSNFDEITLGYEMKHGAVVQANGELSLKSVEQLIATAKDAGITIYGHTLAWHANQNATYLNKLIAPTVSSAPSGPTWDLVTSADFETDDAPNYETSGTAVKSFTTAGGGFNGVGRALKLTNASVQANDWNAQFFLKFSPVVAVGEKYELSMKIRSDANASFGTQAHTSPGQYKHYDFFGTLSATPTWTTYTKEITVTTEMATCGAIAFNLGKNATSYYFDNITLKKYNEKGGVTTVEKTAAEKKTLITNAMDQWIKGMVTAAKGYVKVWDVVNEPMDDNKPAELKTGVGRTLKADEFYWQDYMGKDYAVKAFQLARQYGNPTDIHFINDYNLEYNLNKCRGLIDYVAYIEKQGVKIDGIGTQMHIDSKLDRSKVDEMFRLLAATGKLIKVSELDMGISDKKTPTVTAAEYAEQKDMYRYVIEKYFEIIPKAQQYGICIWSPLDSPANSSWRAGEPIGLWNESFVRKPAFTGVVEALSKK; from the coding sequence ATGAAAAAAAATTACATATCAGCATTAACCCTTTCCGGATTAATAGCTTTAGCTTCCTGCTCTAAACAAGAAGCACTTGAGTTTAATGTAGAAAAACCAGCAACAATTACTGCACAGGAGCAAATTAATTCTTACCAACCATTAAAATCTTATTTAGACAGGCAGGCCCGGCCCGGTTTTAAATTAGGAGCAGCAGTTTCATTAAATGACTATGTTAGCAAAGGCTTAATGTACCGGCTTATCAACAGTAATTTTGATGAGATAACATTGGGTTATGAGATGAAACATGGTGCCGTTGTGCAGGCCAATGGCGAGCTGTCATTAAAAAGTGTGGAGCAATTGATAGCCACTGCTAAAGATGCTGGCATAACCATATACGGACATACACTGGCCTGGCATGCCAACCAAAACGCAACGTACCTAAATAAACTGATAGCGCCAACCGTATCATCGGCACCATCAGGTCCTACCTGGGATTTGGTTACATCAGCCGATTTTGAAACTGATGACGCGCCAAACTATGAAACATCGGGCACTGCTGTAAAAAGTTTTACAACTGCGGGTGGTGGTTTTAACGGGGTTGGGCGGGCATTAAAGCTAACTAATGCCAGCGTACAGGCTAATGATTGGAATGCACAGTTTTTCCTGAAATTTTCGCCGGTTGTAGCCGTGGGCGAAAAGTATGAGCTAAGCATGAAAATACGTTCAGATGCTAACGCCTCTTTTGGCACCCAGGCTCATACCTCCCCGGGGCAGTATAAGCATTATGATTTCTTTGGCACTTTATCAGCAACTCCTACATGGACAACCTATACAAAAGAAATCACTGTAACCACCGAAATGGCCACCTGTGGCGCCATTGCTTTTAATTTGGGCAAAAACGCCACCAGTTATTACTTTGATAACATTACACTGAAAAAGTATAACGAAAAAGGTGGTGTAACAACTGTTGAAAAAACGGCCGCAGAGAAAAAAACGCTCATCACCAATGCTATGGACCAATGGATAAAAGGAATGGTTACCGCAGCCAAAGGTTATGTAAAAGTTTGGGATGTGGTTAATGAGCCCATGGACGACAACAAACCGGCAGAGCTAAAAACCGGAGTTGGGCGTACATTAAAAGCCGATGAGTTTTACTGGCAAGATTATATGGGTAAAGACTATGCTGTAAAAGCATTTCAGTTGGCAAGGCAATATGGAAATCCAACAGATATTCATTTCATTAATGATTATAACCTGGAGTATAATTTGAATAAATGCCGCGGACTAATTGATTATGTTGCTTATATTGAAAAGCAGGGTGTAAAAATAGACGGGATAGGCACGCAAATGCATATCGATTCGAAATTAGACAGATCAAAAGTTGATGAAATGTTCAGGCTGCTTGCTGCTACGGGTAAACTGATAAAAGTGTCTGAGTTAGATATGGGAATATCAGACAAAAAAACACCAACGGTAACCGCTGCAGAGTATGCAGAACAAAAAGACATGTACCGCTACGTTATCGAGAAATACTTTGAAATAATTCCGAAAGCTCAGCAATACGGTATTTGCATATGGAGCCCGCTTGATAGCCCGGCAAACTCATCATGGCGTGCCGGAGAACCCATTGGCTTATGGAACGAAAGCTTTGTTAGAAAACCCGCATTTACAGGAGTTGTTGAAGCACTATCTAAAAAATAA
- a CDS encoding FecR family protein — translation MKHKESAQVRILLQKYREGSCTPQEAQRIENWLRILDKNSPDVEHNTEEKLLKASRKQVAKSIALPRNVYTIMRPYMRIAAALLLIPLAYILYTKPLPTPVVTRQQFSTVAGERKIIRLPDSTEVVLNASSKLIVSADFNEKKRNVKLSGEAYFRVAHDASKPFIVSTGKLQTRVLGTEFNVHAYDNESNIKVAVVKGRVRVSEKKQTGNAKQLGSILTHNLMLNYNLNNQHYTITTADAEKIASWQNGGLYFEDADIQEIVMALSRRYNCNIELADKPVGKCNYTIGFSREPLSEVLRVLNQLTGITYKSAQNKIIIHAKNCH, via the coding sequence ATGAAGCATAAAGAATCGGCACAGGTTAGAATTTTACTGCAAAAATACCGTGAGGGGAGCTGCACACCCCAAGAAGCACAGCGGATAGAGAACTGGCTTCGCATTCTCGATAAGAATTCTCCGGATGTTGAACACAATACTGAAGAAAAACTACTTAAAGCCTCACGCAAACAGGTAGCAAAAAGTATTGCATTACCACGCAACGTTTACACAATTATGCGCCCCTACATGCGCATTGCGGCAGCTTTGTTATTAATACCGCTGGCATATATACTTTATACCAAACCATTACCCACCCCTGTTGTAACCAGGCAACAATTTAGCACAGTAGCCGGCGAAAGAAAAATTATCAGGTTACCTGATAGTACAGAGGTTGTGCTCAACGCATCGTCAAAACTTATTGTTAGTGCTGATTTTAATGAAAAAAAACGCAATGTAAAGCTTTCGGGTGAGGCATACTTCAGGGTTGCACATGATGCTTCAAAACCATTTATAGTGAGTACCGGCAAATTGCAAACCCGCGTATTAGGTACCGAATTTAATGTGCATGCCTATGATAATGAAAGCAATATTAAAGTGGCCGTAGTGAAGGGCCGGGTGCGTGTAAGCGAAAAAAAGCAAACAGGAAATGCTAAACAACTGGGCAGCATACTTACGCATAACCTGATGCTTAATTATAATTTAAACAACCAGCACTATACAATTACTACCGCCGATGCAGAAAAAATTGCTTCGTGGCAAAACGGTGGACTTTATTTTGAAGATGCCGATATACAGGAAATAGTAATGGCTTTATCACGCCGTTACAACTGCAATATTGAGCTTGCCGATAAGCCGGTAGGAAAATGTAATTATACAATAGGGTTTTCGCGCGAACCGCTTTCTGAAGTATTGAGGGTGCTTAATCAGCTAACCGGCATCACTTACAAATCTGCCCAAAACAAAATCATCATACACGCTAAAAACTGCCACTAA
- a CDS encoding Crp/Fnr family transcriptional regulator, whose amino-acid sequence MTDFTSFKAHIHKRLFFTDEEFEEFCQSFKVSKVKKRQFIVQPEFVAKYRYYVVTGSFRAYVIGDEGQEHTIQFAIDDWWISDYNSYIFQQPASMFVMALEDSVVLQISYEAEQQLKKSKHVYETLFRILAENTAAHMARRVIVNLTKTAEQRYELFLERYPSIVSKVPQYALASFLGMTTEYLSKLRNKRVSRES is encoded by the coding sequence ATGACAGACTTCACAAGCTTTAAAGCACATATTCATAAACGCTTGTTTTTTACCGATGAAGAGTTTGAGGAATTTTGCCAAAGCTTTAAAGTTAGCAAGGTAAAAAAACGGCAGTTTATTGTACAGCCGGAGTTTGTTGCTAAATACAGGTATTACGTAGTAACAGGTAGTTTTCGCGCTTATGTAATAGGTGATGAGGGGCAGGAACACACCATACAGTTTGCCATTGACGATTGGTGGATATCTGACTATAACAGCTATATATTTCAGCAACCGGCATCAATGTTTGTTATGGCACTGGAAGACAGTGTGGTATTGCAAATTAGTTATGAGGCGGAACAACAGCTCAAAAAAAGTAAGCATGTTTATGAAACCCTTTTCCGCATACTGGCCGAAAACACAGCAGCGCACATGGCCCGAAGGGTGATCGTAAATTTAACCAAGACCGCCGAACAACGCTACGAACTCTTTTTAGAACGCTATCCATCCATTGTTAGCAAAGTGCCTCAATATGCTTTGGCCTCATTTTTAGGAATGACCACCGAATACCTTTCCAAGCTACGTAACAAGCGCGTTTCACGGGAAAGTTAA